The DNA segment CGGCTGCCTTCATCCATTCTTGTTTAAAGTTATAACCTAATGTTATTGTACGTATTTTAAGGTATGAACCACTAAAATATCCTAATGTACTTCCATATTTTGGGTTATCACCATCTTGTAAACCACCCGGTTTTGGATATTTTGCACCTGTATTATCTTCTGTCCAGTAATCAACATCAACATTATTACGACGTCCGGTAAGCATATTAAGATAGCCTGATGAGCTATAAAGTGTACTAATTAAGGTTCCACCGTGTTTAAATGCACCAACCATACTGATATCCCAGTTTTTATATGCTATACGGGTATTAAAACCACCTTCCCAGTCTGGATCAACTTTTCTAATTTGACGATCTGATGAGTTAATAGAACGTGTAGGTAATCCGTTTGCATCATAGTCTCCTGTATATTGAACCTTTATCATACCTGGTTTACCTCCTGGTTCCTCTATTGCCTGAGCAGCAGTTTCATCTTTCTGCCACAAACCAATCTTATTATAGTCATAAATAACATTGATAGGTGAACCAACAAACCACCAGTTACTTTCATCACGTGTTGCACCTGATGCCAATTCTTTCAATTCATTATGGTTAGAATACAAGTTCAATCCTGCCTCCCATGTCCAACCGTTAAGATCGTCTATGATCGTACCATTAAGAGATAACTCAAAACCTCTGTTTTGTGTTTTACCAACATTAGCCATATAACTGCTTACACCTGTTGTAGAAGGTAGGTTTACACTTAACAACAAATCGCTTGTATTAGTAATATAATACTCGAATGTACCATTAAGACGACCTTTGAACATTGAGAAGTCAAGACCAAAGTTGTAAGTTTTAGAAAATTCCCAACCAAGTTGATCGTTTGGCAGTTGAGATACATAGTAACCAACAGCTGTAGTTGATCCAAAGTTGTATGGACGTGTAGAGAGAAGACCTAAAGTCTTATATGGATCTACTGATTGGTTTGATGTTTCTCCATATCCAAAGCGTAACTTAAGATTGTCTATCCATTTTACATCTTTCATGAAATTCTCTTTTGCTATATTCCAACCTACAGATATAGCTGGATAAGTATGCCATTTATGGCCTTTAGCCAATCTAGAAGAACCATCAGAACGCAATGTTGCTGAAACCATATACTTATCATCATAAGAGTACATTACACGTCCCATCCATGACATAAGTCCACTCATATAATAACCCTGACTAGCAGGAGGTACTGAAATTTCGCCTGTGGCCTGACCCAGGTTATAAAACTGGAAAGCATCGTTAGGAACATTTTTTGCTGTAACATACAAATTGGTATACTGTGTCTGCTCTGCAGAGTAAAGTCCGGTGAAATTAAGTGTATTCTTTCCAAAGGTTTTATCATATGTTACTAAGTTCTCTACAGCCCAGTTTGATGTAGTTGTCTTTGTATTTGAAGCTGAAGATGGTGCATCAGCAGTAGAACTAAATACACCTTTACCTGTGTATGTACCACCATCAGAATGTCTGTAGTTAAGACCTACATTAAGTCTATACTTCAATCCATCTATTCCTGGAATTTTAACCTCACCATAGAATGAGTTATAAGTTCCGAATGCTTTTGTTTGATCCTTCCATTTATCACCAAGATTATTAATTCCATCTCTTGTTATAACGTAGGTATCATCAGTTGAACTACTTACCACCCTTTTCTGACTACCATCGGCATTGTAAGGATTAGAAATAGGTGTTGAGCTCAATGTACTATACAGTCCTAAACTTGCACCGTTTGTTACAGCATAACTTGTATTAGTGCTAAGACCAACCTTTACATATTTTCCTATCTCCTGGTCAAGAGAAAAACGCATAGAATAACGATTATAATTCTGCTGCGGCAAAAGTGATTCATCACGATATACAGATACGCCTACATTATAAGCTCCACTCTTTGTTCCACTTGATAGACCTATATCATGATTTGTAACGATACTGTTCTTATATAGCAGATCTTGCCAATCAGTACTAGTATCATCAGATTCATCAGGACCATTCTTATAAAGTCCGGCATATTTACGCATCTGTGTAAATTGCTCAGAGTTCATCATAGGATATTTTGCAAACAGAGTTTTAAGTCCTACATATCCATTATATGTCACTTTAGGTTTTTCTTCTGCCATACCTCTATATGTGGTAACAAGAATGACACCGTTAGCACCACGAGATCCATAAATTGCTGTTGCAGAAGCATCCTTTAAGATATCCATCGACTTGATATTATTAGGGTCAATATCACTTATAGTACCTGCAAAAGGTATTCCATCAAGGACAATTAAAGGGTCATTGCTCGCATTCAGAGAACGTGTTCCACGAATACGTATCTGCATTGAAGATCCTGGCTTTGAAGACGTCTGAGTCATGTCAACTCCGGCGATACGGCCTTGTAGAGCATTTGTGATATCTGCTCCCGGAACTTGACGCATCAAATCACCCTTCATTGAAGCGACAGAACCTGTAACTGCTTCCTTACGTTGTGTTCCATAACCTATTACTACAACTTCACTAAGGTTTCGTCCTTCTTCTTTTAGGACAAAATTCATATTTGATACATTTCCGACTCTAATTTCTTGTGAAACATACCCAATATAAGATACAACTAATGTTGCACCCGGATTTGCGTTAATAGAATATTTTCCATCTAGGTCGGTGACAGAACCAGTAGTTGATCCTTTCACCATAACGGTTGCCCCAATAAGAGGACCATTAGAGTCACTCACGCGACCCGTAATTTTTTTAGTCTGCTGAGCAGCTGCAACAAAATCTTGTGATGTCGCTGCTACAGACTGTGTGGTGTAACCTGTCGCAAAAGCTGAACATAGTCCCACCAATAAGGTTGTTTTTCTTAAATTAAATTCCATAGTTGTTCTTAAATTTTTAGTATTAGTAAGAATTCTCTTTACTTGTTAGAATTGTAGTTTTATAACTCTGTTTTTCTTAGATTCATAAATAACAAATACTACGTTCCACTACTTGTTAATTTTTTCATAGGCTAAATTTTTATTAAGTTTTAAGAATATTAATGTTGCAAATATATAACATTATGATGTTACAAGTCATTACAACTTGTGTCTTTTATATTCAAAAATGTTTCAATTTTAGGAATTTATTAAATTATAATATGTATAGTTTAAATATTATATCTTTAATGCAAAAATTATAATAGAACAATGTCTTTCCTAGCTATATATAAATTTATTATTAGTCTGTTTCAAACTGTATTTTTCAGAAAAGTGCCATGTTTTTATTTAAACATGGCACTTTACATTAACCTTATACAGTATAAAAGTTTAGAATTCCAACAAGGAATTCTTTATAATAAGAAGTATTTTTTATTGAGGATAATACACAATAGGCATTTTACTATATTTCTGAAAATATCCCAAACATACTTTACGCCATAATTTAGCATTATCTAGTTGAGTAACTAATCTGTCATCCACTTCTTTAAATCGTTCATCATCTATAAACGGTTTCATATTGTTCCATATATTAACATATGATTCCACATTGCCAACACCCCTATTATAATGCATACACAAATCGTTCCACAGTGTATTGCCATCATTCATTACATAATTCCAAGGTACATGGTGGAACCACAATAGATACTCTTCAGGACATGTACGCAAATCATTATAAAGACTATCATAAGGATGTCTGTACTGAGATACTGCATCCGAACCTGTAACAGTACGATCATAACCAAGACCAATAGAATCAGCTTTATGATAAAATACAGGACGCCACTCTATAGGGAAAAAAGATTGGTTTCCATCTGGTTCAGGACCATAATGATGATCTGCACTGAATATATGATGTAAACCAAGTGGCATCATATAATCTACACATGTTTCTCTGCTTCGAAGCATTACAGATGTCATCTGATTAACAAAGAAAGTATTTGTGGTAAATGTCTGATCTAGCCATTCTCTTGCTATATCCTCAGAAGACAAAGAAGGATCCCATGCCAACCTACCGAAAGCATACCAGTTGGCCTGAGAGAAATGATGACCACACCAATTTTTATCATCACCAATATTTGATACACCGGCAATAGCCTTAAGACCTTTAGGAGATACGTATTTAAAGAATTCCTTCCACATAGGAGCCAGATATACCAAATGCAAACTCTGACCGAGATATTCCTGTGTTATCTGAAATTCTGGCATTAACGATGTATGACTTATCTGATCGAATACTGGATTATATGGCTCTCTTGGCTGAAAATCTAAAGGACCGTTTTTAGCCTGAAGTATTACATTACTTAAGAATTTACCATCAAATTGTTTAAACTCATTTACAGCTTGTTTCACTCGATCTTCGCCTGAATGATTACCATATACAAAACAACGCCACATAACTATGCCTCCATGAGGTTTCAATGCCTCAGCCAACATATTTGCTCCATCAGCATGAGTACGGTTATAATCGCCAGGGCCAGGTTGACCTTCAGAATTAGCCTTAACTAGAAAGCCTCCAAAGTCGGGTATCTCCTTATATATTTCATTAACTTTAGCCTGCCACCATTTACATACATTA comes from the Xylanibacter oryzae DSM 17970 genome and includes:
- a CDS encoding alpha-glucuronidase — protein: MKKYLIISVVILFAISLSAEDGSKLWLRMPDGANSLVYTNTKSKTVDIAVNELKEYWHGSPVYLKIDDTLPHNDGYRISFGGRDVTIKASSNIGILYGAYDLLRRQQTNALNNSTDKWNAPAFSLRILDHWDNLDGSIERGYAGKSLWKWQEITSKILNPKVWSPVADRIRQYARANASIGINGSVLNNVNASSKILSGEYINKVKIIADILRPYGIKVYLSVNFASPMSLGGLKTADPLDYNVCKWWQAKVNEIYKEIPDFGGFLVKANSEGQPGPGDYNRTHADGANMLAEALKPHGGIVMWRCFVYGNHSGEDRVKQAVNEFKQFDGKFLSNVILQAKNGPLDFQPREPYNPVFDQISHTSLMPEFQITQEYLGQSLHLVYLAPMWKEFFKYVSPKGLKAIAGVSNIGDDKNWCGHHFSQANWYAFGRLAWDPSLSSEDIAREWLDQTFTTNTFFVNQMTSVMLRSRETCVDYMMPLGLHHIFSADHHYGPEPDGNQSFFPIEWRPVFYHKADSIGLGYDRTVTGSDAVSQYRHPYDSLYNDLRTCPEEYLLWFHHVPWNYVMNDGNTLWNDLCMHYNRGVGNVESYVNIWNNMKPFIDDERFKEVDDRLVTQLDNAKLWRKVCLGYFQKYSKMPIVYYPQ
- a CDS encoding SusC/RagA family TonB-linked outer membrane protein, giving the protein MEFNLRKTTLLVGLCSAFATGYTTQSVAATSQDFVAAAQQTKKITGRVSDSNGPLIGATVMVKGSTTGSVTDLDGKYSINANPGATLVVSYIGYVSQEIRVGNVSNMNFVLKEEGRNLSEVVVIGYGTQRKEAVTGSVASMKGDLMRQVPGADITNALQGRIAGVDMTQTSSKPGSSMQIRIRGTRSLNASNDPLIVLDGIPFAGTISDIDPNNIKSMDILKDASATAIYGSRGANGVILVTTYRGMAEEKPKVTYNGYVGLKTLFAKYPMMNSEQFTQMRKYAGLYKNGPDESDDTSTDWQDLLYKNSIVTNHDIGLSSGTKSGAYNVGVSVYRDESLLPQQNYNRYSMRFSLDQEIGKYVKVGLSTNTSYAVTNGASLGLYSTLSSTPISNPYNADGSQKRVVSSSTDDTYVITRDGINNLGDKWKDQTKAFGTYNSFYGEVKIPGIDGLKYRLNVGLNYRHSDGGTYTGKGVFSSTADAPSSASNTKTTTSNWAVENLVTYDKTFGKNTLNFTGLYSAEQTQYTNLYVTAKNVPNDAFQFYNLGQATGEISVPPASQGYYMSGLMSWMGRVMYSYDDKYMVSATLRSDGSSRLAKGHKWHTYPAISVGWNIAKENFMKDVKWIDNLKLRFGYGETSNQSVDPYKTLGLLSTRPYNFGSTTAVGYYVSQLPNDQLGWEFSKTYNFGLDFSMFKGRLNGTFEYYITNTSDLLLSVNLPSTTGVSSYMANVGKTQNRGFELSLNGTIIDDLNGWTWEAGLNLYSNHNELKELASGATRDESNWWFVGSPINVIYDYNKIGLWQKDETAAQAIEEPGGKPGMIKVQYTGDYDANGLPTRSINSSDRQIRKVDPDWEGGFNTRIAYKNWDISMVGAFKHGGTLISTLYSSSGYLNMLTGRRNNVDVDYWTEDNTGAKYPKPGGLQDGDNPKYGSTLGYFSGSYLKIRTITLGYNFKQEWMKAAGISALRVYATVQNPFVLFSPYHNESGMDPETNSYGNENQAVTSAYQSRLAVIGTNTPCTRNYLVGLNVTF